In the genome of Candidatus Methylomirabilota bacterium, the window CGAGGCTGTAGGTTTGCGGTTCGGGCGACCCTGACTACACGGGTCTCGCAGGGTCACCCCGTCCCTCCCCCACCGAACCGGAACGAGGCTCGATTCCATCATGGGGACGCTCGACCTCAATTCGGCGGAGTTCTGGGACCTGTCGGCGGTCGACAAAGAGCTGCGGCGCGTCTACGACATCTGCGGCGGCTGCCGGCGCTGCCTGCCGCTCTGCCCGTCGTTCAAGGTTCTCTTCGACCGCCTCGACGTGGAGGCCGTGGACGGCGATGTCGAGAAGCTGCGCGCGCGCGACGTCAAGGAGGTCGTGGACCTCTGCTACCAGTGCAAGCTCTGCTACAACCACTGCCCGTACACCCCGCCCCACCGGTGGGCGGTGGACTTCCCGCGCCTGATGCTGCGCGCCCGCGCCGGTGAGGCGCGGAAGAACGGCGTC includes:
- a CDS encoding 4Fe-4S dicluster domain-containing protein gives rise to the protein MGTLDLNSAEFWDLSAVDKELRRVYDICGGCRRCLPLCPSFKVLFDRLDVEAVDGDVEKLRARDVKEVVDLCYQCKLCYNHCPYTPPHRWAVDFPRLMLRARAGEARKNGVSRQDRMLGNTELIGRLSSLAAPLTNWLNELGVHRAFVQAVAGIHRRRNLPKFHRETFTQWFKKRENAKTAGRADATGVATGREPVAVGGVAPARETAARASAAGGPTGR